The following are from one region of the Apostichopus japonicus isolate 1M-3 chromosome 17, ASM3797524v1, whole genome shotgun sequence genome:
- the LOC139984902 gene encoding uncharacterized protein isoform X1: MPRTFLYKKKRKSYSRPYLVDPEVNKSTDVSPLRPPYGQGDLINTSGKLDDVTKVPFKPQGDLSVTKTMAANETTKSSFQEHSEGDTMINGDDRNELSKIAFTDGYEEPSLRNSSSNMEEEIHRNWIRKEERDTEPDLIKIFGVHEKEFHLKYKNHKVKADDYTRYEVSPPKTKLRGYLESFNTETGDDGEDVIKVKNPWAEHTSPFLLRKHDDVIDQPKTLDFYAPDWRTTLDRKSPPSEKWMMPFQEKEAIAGPTKAERRFDANVLSSLYQSYFYSASYYNSLHLRAWRSAQQLRNRLTYPDSGDLKEPYSGNGTSHHLSSSVGYPAAPFSGMLHFPKEKSKSPSKNLNFQGGPLVGKGVARQPVPGVEYVKNNLNLELPARHGDVIGKELDPDSSLDNSYGAGTLLNGYISGSGTSGDIPVKKAVKSKGNLEDHSADAITGFKGSTLKAILTPPQPQSYRGGRRSTSGKPPQPRKYVCDVCGKAFSRSNTLVTHKRIHTGDKPFACELCGRAFRQPGNLTRHRLTHTTVKPYVCSQCGKAFNRASNLHTHMRTHTNYKPFVCQFCGKGFHQKIDMKIHSYTHTGEKPHKCKKCGRGFKQLTHLTYHMRTHSEVKMYTCNYCGKGFNQKGNLQAHIYRHTGERPHQCDICNKGFTLASTLNTHRRTHAGKKPYVCQHCGKDFYQRSALRGHLHASHPFADGDNIL; the protein is encoded by the exons ATGCCTCGTACTTTCCTTTataagaagaaaaggaaaagttATTCCAGACCGTATCTCG TTGATCCTGAAGTCAACAAGAGTACTGACGTATCACCGTTAAGACCTCCTTATGGCCAAGGAGATCTCATAAATACTAGCGGAAAACTTGATGACGTCACCAAAGTACCGTTCAAACCCCAAGGAGATCTCAGTGTGACGAAAACAATGGCTGCAAACGAGACTACGAAATCATCATTCCAGGAGCACTCAGAAGGCGATACCATGATCAACGGGGATGATAGAAATGAATTGTCAAAGATAGCGTTTACAGATGGATATGAAGAACCTTCGTTAAGAAATTCATCGAGCAACATGGAGGAAGAAATCCATCGAAACTGGATACGAAAAGAGGAACGCGACACGGAACCGGATCTGATTAAGATATTTGGTGTTCACGAGAAAGAATTTCACCTCAAATATAAAAATCACAAAGTGAAAGCAGACGATTATACAAGATATGAGGTTTCACCGCCAAAAACCAAACTTCGTGGTTATTTGGAATCGTTCAATACAGAAACAGGAGATGATGGTGAGGATGTTATCAAAGTCAAAAATCCTTGGGCTGAACATACTTCTCCGTTTCTTCTCCGCAAACACGACGACGTGATAGATCAACCGAAAACCTTGGATTTTTATGCACCAGATTGGAGAACAACTTTAGATAGGAAATCACCCCCTTCTGAAAAGTGGATGATGCCATTTCAAGAGAAAGAGGCAATAGCAGGCCCTACCAAAGCCGAGAGAAGATTTGATGCAAACGTCCTGAGTTCTTTATATCAATCATACTTTTATTCAGCTAGCTATTATAATTCCTTGCATCTCAGGGCGTGGCGTAGCGCACAACAATTACGTAACCGACTGACTTATCCTGATAGTGGTGATTTAAAGGAACCCTATTCTGGCAATGGTACCTCCCATCATTTAAGTTCATCTGTCGGATACCCGGCGGCTCCATTCTCCGGAATGTTACATTTTCCAAAAGAGAAGTCAAAATCACCCTCAAAGAATTTGAATTTTCAAGGGGGACCCCTAGTGGGGAAGGGTGTCGCTCGTCAACCTGTCCCTGGTGTCGAATACGTTAAGAACAATCTCAACCTTGAATTACCGGCACGACACGGTGACGTCATAGGGAAGGAACTAGACCCCGACTCTAGCTTGGATAACAGTTATGGCGCCGGTACATTGTTGAATGGTTACATATCCGGTAGCGGTACAAGTGGCGATATACCGGTAAAGAAAGCCGTAAAGAGCAAGGGGAACTTAGAAGATCATAGTGCTGATGCTATTACCGGTTTTAAAGGATCGACCTTAAAGGCGATACTGACACCGCCACAACCGCAGAGTTACAGAGGCGGTAGACGCAGTACATCCGGTAAACCGCCTCAACCGCGTAAATACGTTTGTGACGTATGTGGCAAGGCTTTTAGTAGGAGCAACACACTTGTTACTCATAAG AGAATTCACACAGGTGATAAACCTTTTGCATGTGAGCTGTGTGGTCGTGCATTTCGCCAACCGGGTAACCTTACCAGACATCGGTTAACCCATACAACCGTCAAACCGTATGTGTGCTCACAGTGTGGAAAG GCTTTTAACCGTGCATCTAACCTCCATACGCACATGAGGACACACACCAACTATAAACCATTCGTTTGCCAGTTTTGTGGAAAAGGATTCCATCAGAAAATTGACATGAAGATCCACTCCTACACCCATACAG gCGAGAAACCACACAAGTGCAAGAAATGCGGCCGAGGGTTTAAACAACtgacccacctgacatatcacATGAGAACACATTCTGAGGTAAAAATGTATACCTGCAACTACTGTGGTAAAGGTTTCAACCAGAAGGGAAATCTACAGGCACATATTTATCGTCACACCG GAGAAAGACCTCACCAGTGTGACATTTGCAACAAAGGTTTCACACTCGCCAGCACTTTAAACACCCATCGACGTACCCATGCGGGCAAGAAACCTTATGTGTGCCAACATTGTGGTAAAGATTTTTACCAAAGAAGCGCACTGAGAGGTCACTTACATGCATCCCATCCATTTGCTGATGGAGACAATATActgtaa
- the LOC139984902 gene encoding uncharacterized protein isoform X2 produces MPRTFLYKKKRKSYSRPYLVDPEVNKSTDVSPLRPPYGQGDLINTSGKLDDVTKVPFKPQGDLSVTKTMAANETTKSSFQEHSEGDTMINGDDRNELSKIAFTDGYEEPSLRNSSSNMEEEIHRNWIRKEERDTEPDLIKIFGVHEKEFHLKYKNHKVKADDYTRYEVSPPKTKLRGYLESFNTETGDDGEDVIKVKNPWAEHTSPFLLRKHDDVIDQPKTLDFYAPDWRTTLDRKSPPSEKWMMPFQEKEAIAGPTKAERRFDANVLSSLYQSYFYSASYYNSLHLRAWRSAQQLRNRLTYPDSGDLKEPYSGNGTSHHLSSSVGYPAAPFSGMLHFPKEKSKSPSKNLNFQGGPLVGKGVARQPVPGVEYVKNNLNLELPARHGDVIGKELDPDSSLDNSYGAGTLLNGYISGSGTSGDIPVKKAVKSKGNLEDHSADAITGFKGSTLKAILTPPQPQSYRGGRRSTSGKPPQPRKYVCDVCGKAFSRSNTLVTHKRIHTGDKPFACELCGRAFRQPGNLTRHRLTHTTVKPYVCSQCGKAFNRASNLHTHMRTHTNYKPFVCQFCGKGFHQKIDMKIHSYTHTGEKPHKCKKCGRGFKQLTHLTYHMRTHSEVKMYTCNYCGKGFNQKGNLQAHIYRHTGKKDHVTKKKKAKVTGWWQVRINETL; encoded by the exons ATGCCTCGTACTTTCCTTTataagaagaaaaggaaaagttATTCCAGACCGTATCTCG TTGATCCTGAAGTCAACAAGAGTACTGACGTATCACCGTTAAGACCTCCTTATGGCCAAGGAGATCTCATAAATACTAGCGGAAAACTTGATGACGTCACCAAAGTACCGTTCAAACCCCAAGGAGATCTCAGTGTGACGAAAACAATGGCTGCAAACGAGACTACGAAATCATCATTCCAGGAGCACTCAGAAGGCGATACCATGATCAACGGGGATGATAGAAATGAATTGTCAAAGATAGCGTTTACAGATGGATATGAAGAACCTTCGTTAAGAAATTCATCGAGCAACATGGAGGAAGAAATCCATCGAAACTGGATACGAAAAGAGGAACGCGACACGGAACCGGATCTGATTAAGATATTTGGTGTTCACGAGAAAGAATTTCACCTCAAATATAAAAATCACAAAGTGAAAGCAGACGATTATACAAGATATGAGGTTTCACCGCCAAAAACCAAACTTCGTGGTTATTTGGAATCGTTCAATACAGAAACAGGAGATGATGGTGAGGATGTTATCAAAGTCAAAAATCCTTGGGCTGAACATACTTCTCCGTTTCTTCTCCGCAAACACGACGACGTGATAGATCAACCGAAAACCTTGGATTTTTATGCACCAGATTGGAGAACAACTTTAGATAGGAAATCACCCCCTTCTGAAAAGTGGATGATGCCATTTCAAGAGAAAGAGGCAATAGCAGGCCCTACCAAAGCCGAGAGAAGATTTGATGCAAACGTCCTGAGTTCTTTATATCAATCATACTTTTATTCAGCTAGCTATTATAATTCCTTGCATCTCAGGGCGTGGCGTAGCGCACAACAATTACGTAACCGACTGACTTATCCTGATAGTGGTGATTTAAAGGAACCCTATTCTGGCAATGGTACCTCCCATCATTTAAGTTCATCTGTCGGATACCCGGCGGCTCCATTCTCCGGAATGTTACATTTTCCAAAAGAGAAGTCAAAATCACCCTCAAAGAATTTGAATTTTCAAGGGGGACCCCTAGTGGGGAAGGGTGTCGCTCGTCAACCTGTCCCTGGTGTCGAATACGTTAAGAACAATCTCAACCTTGAATTACCGGCACGACACGGTGACGTCATAGGGAAGGAACTAGACCCCGACTCTAGCTTGGATAACAGTTATGGCGCCGGTACATTGTTGAATGGTTACATATCCGGTAGCGGTACAAGTGGCGATATACCGGTAAAGAAAGCCGTAAAGAGCAAGGGGAACTTAGAAGATCATAGTGCTGATGCTATTACCGGTTTTAAAGGATCGACCTTAAAGGCGATACTGACACCGCCACAACCGCAGAGTTACAGAGGCGGTAGACGCAGTACATCCGGTAAACCGCCTCAACCGCGTAAATACGTTTGTGACGTATGTGGCAAGGCTTTTAGTAGGAGCAACACACTTGTTACTCATAAG AGAATTCACACAGGTGATAAACCTTTTGCATGTGAGCTGTGTGGTCGTGCATTTCGCCAACCGGGTAACCTTACCAGACATCGGTTAACCCATACAACCGTCAAACCGTATGTGTGCTCACAGTGTGGAAAG GCTTTTAACCGTGCATCTAACCTCCATACGCACATGAGGACACACACCAACTATAAACCATTCGTTTGCCAGTTTTGTGGAAAAGGATTCCATCAGAAAATTGACATGAAGATCCACTCCTACACCCATACAG gCGAGAAACCACACAAGTGCAAGAAATGCGGCCGAGGGTTTAAACAACtgacccacctgacatatcacATGAGAACACATTCTGAGGTAAAAATGTATACCTGCAACTACTGTGGTAAAGGTTTCAACCAGAAGGGAAATCTACAGGCACATATTTATCGTCACACCGGTAAGAAGGATCacgtgaccaaaaaaaaaaaagcaaaggtgACTGGGTGGTGGCAAGTCAGGATAAACGAAACATTATAG
- the LOC139984902 gene encoding uncharacterized protein isoform X3 yields MPRTFLYKKKRKSYSRPYLVDPEVNKSTDVSPLRPPYGQGDLINTSGKLDDVTKVPFKPQGDLSVTKTMAANETTKSSFQEHSEGDTMINGDDRNELSKIAFTDGYEEPSLRNSSSNMEEEIHRNWIRKEERDTEPDLIKIFGVHEKEFHLKYKNHKVKADDYTRYEVSPPKTKLRGYLESFNTETGDDGEDVIKVKNPWAEHTSPFLLRKHDDVIDQPKTLDFYAPDWRTTLDRKSPPSEKWMMPFQEKEAIAGPTKAERRFDANVLSSLYQSYFYSASYYNSLHLRAWRSAQQLRNRLTYPDSGDLKEPYSGNGTSHHLSSSVGYPAAPFSGMLHFPKEKSKSPSKNLNFQGGPLVGKGVARQPVPGVEYVKNNLNLELPARHGDVIGKELDPDSSLDNSYGAGTLLNGYISGSGTSGDIPVKKAVKSKGNLEDHSADAITGFKGSTLKAILTPPQPQSYRGGRRSTSGKPPQPRKYVCDVCGKAFSRSNTLVTHKRIHTGDKPFACELCGRAFRQPGNLTRHRLTHTTVKPYVCSQCGKAFNRASNLHTHMRTHTNYKPFVCQFCGKGFHQKIDMKIHSYTHTGEKPHKCKKCGRGFKQLTHLTYHMRTHSEEKDLTSVTFATKVSHSPAL; encoded by the exons ATGCCTCGTACTTTCCTTTataagaagaaaaggaaaagttATTCCAGACCGTATCTCG TTGATCCTGAAGTCAACAAGAGTACTGACGTATCACCGTTAAGACCTCCTTATGGCCAAGGAGATCTCATAAATACTAGCGGAAAACTTGATGACGTCACCAAAGTACCGTTCAAACCCCAAGGAGATCTCAGTGTGACGAAAACAATGGCTGCAAACGAGACTACGAAATCATCATTCCAGGAGCACTCAGAAGGCGATACCATGATCAACGGGGATGATAGAAATGAATTGTCAAAGATAGCGTTTACAGATGGATATGAAGAACCTTCGTTAAGAAATTCATCGAGCAACATGGAGGAAGAAATCCATCGAAACTGGATACGAAAAGAGGAACGCGACACGGAACCGGATCTGATTAAGATATTTGGTGTTCACGAGAAAGAATTTCACCTCAAATATAAAAATCACAAAGTGAAAGCAGACGATTATACAAGATATGAGGTTTCACCGCCAAAAACCAAACTTCGTGGTTATTTGGAATCGTTCAATACAGAAACAGGAGATGATGGTGAGGATGTTATCAAAGTCAAAAATCCTTGGGCTGAACATACTTCTCCGTTTCTTCTCCGCAAACACGACGACGTGATAGATCAACCGAAAACCTTGGATTTTTATGCACCAGATTGGAGAACAACTTTAGATAGGAAATCACCCCCTTCTGAAAAGTGGATGATGCCATTTCAAGAGAAAGAGGCAATAGCAGGCCCTACCAAAGCCGAGAGAAGATTTGATGCAAACGTCCTGAGTTCTTTATATCAATCATACTTTTATTCAGCTAGCTATTATAATTCCTTGCATCTCAGGGCGTGGCGTAGCGCACAACAATTACGTAACCGACTGACTTATCCTGATAGTGGTGATTTAAAGGAACCCTATTCTGGCAATGGTACCTCCCATCATTTAAGTTCATCTGTCGGATACCCGGCGGCTCCATTCTCCGGAATGTTACATTTTCCAAAAGAGAAGTCAAAATCACCCTCAAAGAATTTGAATTTTCAAGGGGGACCCCTAGTGGGGAAGGGTGTCGCTCGTCAACCTGTCCCTGGTGTCGAATACGTTAAGAACAATCTCAACCTTGAATTACCGGCACGACACGGTGACGTCATAGGGAAGGAACTAGACCCCGACTCTAGCTTGGATAACAGTTATGGCGCCGGTACATTGTTGAATGGTTACATATCCGGTAGCGGTACAAGTGGCGATATACCGGTAAAGAAAGCCGTAAAGAGCAAGGGGAACTTAGAAGATCATAGTGCTGATGCTATTACCGGTTTTAAAGGATCGACCTTAAAGGCGATACTGACACCGCCACAACCGCAGAGTTACAGAGGCGGTAGACGCAGTACATCCGGTAAACCGCCTCAACCGCGTAAATACGTTTGTGACGTATGTGGCAAGGCTTTTAGTAGGAGCAACACACTTGTTACTCATAAG AGAATTCACACAGGTGATAAACCTTTTGCATGTGAGCTGTGTGGTCGTGCATTTCGCCAACCGGGTAACCTTACCAGACATCGGTTAACCCATACAACCGTCAAACCGTATGTGTGCTCACAGTGTGGAAAG GCTTTTAACCGTGCATCTAACCTCCATACGCACATGAGGACACACACCAACTATAAACCATTCGTTTGCCAGTTTTGTGGAAAAGGATTCCATCAGAAAATTGACATGAAGATCCACTCCTACACCCATACAG gCGAGAAACCACACAAGTGCAAGAAATGCGGCCGAGGGTTTAAACAACtgacccacctgacatatcacATGAGAACACATTCTGAG GAGAAAGACCTCACCAGTGTGACATTTGCAACAAAGGTTTCACACTCGCCAGCACTTTAA